The Mauremys mutica isolate MM-2020 ecotype Southern chromosome 1, ASM2049712v1, whole genome shotgun sequence genome has a segment encoding these proteins:
- the CCDC59 gene encoding thyroid transcription factor 1-associated protein 26 isoform X1, producing MAPAGTNRSRAAPKKNTAAAQGPRRKRQWRPDPRRSFLGNAREGQGFAFWRKQKIQREYKKLLKKEGKAHPQWKVQYTDSYPEHLKHLYLAEKKMLQKQSKSKRTEVLLEQKCSITVTSDTTQRKFKKKTSNQKAKEEYEKIKAERAKKKEEAEKRIREREEAQRLYKQKKMEAYKILSKRTKKGQPNLNVQIEFLLQKIQQKP from the exons ATGGCACCGGCGGGGACGAACAGGAGCCGGGCTGCCCCGAAGAAAAACACCGCGGCGGCCCAGGGTCCCCGCCGAAAGCGCCAATGGAGGCCGGACCCGCGGCGGAGCTTTCTGGGGAACGCTCGGGAGG GACAAGGATTTGCATTTTGGAGAAAGCAAAAGATCCAACGGGAATACAAGAAATTactaaaaaaggaaggaaaagcaCATCCTCAATGGAAAGTTCAATATACAGATTCTTACCCAGAGCACTTGAAGCATCTCTATTTAGCTGAAAAGAAAATGCTTCAAAAACAATCAAAATCTAAAAGAACTGAAGTTTTGTTAGAACAAAAATGCAGCATAACAGTAAC GTCAGATACGACTCAAaggaagtttaaaaagaaaacttcaaATCAAAAAGCAAAAGAAGAATATGAGAAAATAAAGGCTGAACGTGCCAAAAAGAAAGAG GAAGCCGAGAAAAGGATACGAGAAAGAGAAGAAGCTCAAAGGCTCTACAAGCAAAAGAAAATGGAAGCTTATAAAATATTAAGTAAAAGGACCAAAAAGGGACAGCCAAATCTAAATGTACAAATAGAATTTCTCCTTCAGAAAATACAACAAAAACCATAG
- the CCDC59 gene encoding thyroid transcription factor 1-associated protein 26 isoform X2, translating to MAHPRPVSGSRMPPWDGVRGLRLRQGFAFWRKQKIQREYKKLLKKEGKAHPQWKVQYTDSYPEHLKHLYLAEKKMLQKQSKSKRTEVLLEQKCSITVTSDTTQRKFKKKTSNQKAKEEYEKIKAERAKKKEEAEKRIREREEAQRLYKQKKMEAYKILSKRTKKGQPNLNVQIEFLLQKIQQKP from the exons ATGGCTCACCCCCGCCCGGTGTCTGGAAGCAGGATGCCCCCGTGGGATGGTGTGAGGGGACTCAGGCTCA GACAAGGATTTGCATTTTGGAGAAAGCAAAAGATCCAACGGGAATACAAGAAATTactaaaaaaggaaggaaaagcaCATCCTCAATGGAAAGTTCAATATACAGATTCTTACCCAGAGCACTTGAAGCATCTCTATTTAGCTGAAAAGAAAATGCTTCAAAAACAATCAAAATCTAAAAGAACTGAAGTTTTGTTAGAACAAAAATGCAGCATAACAGTAAC GTCAGATACGACTCAAaggaagtttaaaaagaaaacttcaaATCAAAAAGCAAAAGAAGAATATGAGAAAATAAAGGCTGAACGTGCCAAAAAGAAAGAG GAAGCCGAGAAAAGGATACGAGAAAGAGAAGAAGCTCAAAGGCTCTACAAGCAAAAGAAAATGGAAGCTTATAAAATATTAAGTAAAAGGACCAAAAAGGGACAGCCAAATCTAAATGTACAAATAGAATTTCTCCTTCAGAAAATACAACAAAAACCATAG